The Lewinellaceae bacterium genome includes a region encoding these proteins:
- a CDS encoding serine hydrolase, translated as MITKIIKIAVLALVCMAFSIPTDYPIDGYESTGIRRLKRLQLSVSGDLPDAGLPKGAFKSINDIKLQLTSRSEDSLQYILVKDAAFQKKIEALFPRLDKSYSITVLDMTRPDTLLYAQQNETRGYQPGSVGKLAVLTGLFVQLEKICPDSFRDRTEILKSKSVRAGQWALTDEHTVPVFDIKTNKLVKRQVVASDVFTLYEWVDHMLSVSNNGAASVVWREVLLMAAFGERYEELTESEADAYFKTTPRKELTDLANDVVNLPLRDLGITENEWRLGSFFTKGANNYVGDKGGSIGTPFGLMKWLVQLEQGKIVDEASSLEMKRLMYMTDRRIRYAQAPQLKEAAVYFKSGSLYKCDKTKNPDCGKYQGNVYNYMNSVAIVEHPDGTKYMVCLMTNVLGKNSANDHMSLAGNIDKIIRNKK; from the coding sequence ATGATTACTAAAATAATAAAAATAGCGGTCCTTGCGCTTGTTTGTATGGCCTTTTCCATACCGACTGATTACCCCATTGATGGCTACGAAAGTACCGGGATCAGAAGGCTGAAACGCTTACAGCTTTCCGTCTCCGGTGATCTGCCGGATGCCGGATTACCCAAGGGAGCCTTTAAATCAATCAATGACATCAAGCTCCAGCTCACCTCAAGAAGCGAGGATTCGCTCCAATACATTTTGGTGAAGGATGCTGCCTTCCAAAAGAAAATTGAGGCTTTATTTCCAAGGCTGGACAAAAGTTACTCGATAACCGTCCTCGATATGACCCGTCCGGATACCCTGCTTTATGCCCAGCAAAATGAAACAAGGGGATATCAGCCTGGAAGTGTCGGCAAACTGGCCGTGCTCACGGGATTATTTGTTCAGCTGGAAAAAATATGTCCTGATTCCTTTAGGGATCGCACCGAAATTTTGAAATCAAAATCAGTCCGGGCAGGCCAATGGGCCCTGACGGATGAGCATACGGTACCTGTTTTTGACATTAAGACCAACAAACTGGTGAAACGCCAGGTGGTGGCCAGCGATGTGTTCACCCTTTATGAATGGGTGGATCATATGTTGTCCGTTAGCAATAACGGGGCAGCCAGTGTGGTTTGGCGCGAGGTCCTGCTGATGGCAGCGTTTGGGGAACGTTATGAGGAACTTACGGAAAGTGAGGCGGATGCTTATTTTAAGACAACTCCAAGAAAGGAACTCACCGACCTGGCCAATGATGTAGTAAACCTTCCGCTTCGTGACCTGGGTATCACGGAAAACGAATGGCGCCTGGGTAGCTTTTTTACAAAAGGGGCCAACAACTACGTAGGAGATAAAGGTGGCAGTATCGGTACCCCTTTCGGGTTGATGAAATGGCTGGTGCAACTGGAGCAAGGCAAAATTGTGGACGAAGCGTCAAGCCTTGAGATGAAGCGACTGATGTATATGACTGACAGGAGAATCCGGTATGCTCAGGCCCCTCAACTCAAGGAAGCGGCCGTGTATTTTAAGTCGGGGAGCCTGTACAAATGTGACAAGACCAAGAATCCCGATTGCGGCAAATACCAGGGAAACGTGTATAATTATATGAATTCCGTAGCCATCGTCGAGCATCCTGACGGAACGAAATACATGGTTTGCCTGATGACCAATGTATTAGGTAAGAATTCGGCAAATGATCACATGTCCCTGGCGGGAAATATCGATAAAATCATCAGAAACAAAAAGTGA
- a CDS encoding DUF4968 domain-containing protein, whose product MKTNLNVFFSAIIIMISLCSCSLHQPSFQKSGNGVTIDFGVENQAQKLRLNVIDENIIRVTASPVSAFSEVESLMSVLPESDYNDWKAEEKEGMVVLSTPSIKAKISTATGAIIFEDQDGNVLLEELSEGGKTFTPSGINDGLFRVRQMFNAPDDEAFYGLGQHQHGYMNYKGKDVDLAQHNIVSVVPFLYSSKNYGILWDNYSITKFGDPRDYRQISDMLLFDAEGHPGGFTTTYFQGEKIMKKQVENKIDFRFLETESYEQLPKEATKIVWEGAIAAEEEGLHKFLLYASSYFKLWVDGKLVMDKWRQNWNPWSNPFEINIKNGEQHQVKVEWIPDAGYMSLTHLDPMEGNEQNQLSLASESGREIDYYFIHGNNADEVVSGYRKVTGKAPILPKWALGFWQSRERYKTQEELLDVVRTFRQKQIPIDNIVLDWFYWPEDQWGSHEMDLSRFPDAAAMTQTLHDDLNAHIMISVWPKYYKGTDHFNEMNEKGYLYRRNIEKARKDWVGPGYESTFYDAFNAGARDMFWSQINEQLFSKGFDAWWLDATEPDMHSNISIAERKLNMNPTALGPGELFFNGFSLMNSRGIYESQRQAAPNQRAFILTRSAYAGQQRYGAVTWSGDIVSRWSDMRDQISAGVNFCLSGIPYWTMDIGGFALETRYGAYGDTPTKENLDEWRELNTRWFQFGSFCPVFRVHGQFPYREVFNIAQEDHPAYQSMLYYNKLRYRLMPYIYAIAAKTYFDDYTIMRGLVMDFPNDKKVLNIDNQFMFGPSLLVNPVTEYGARKRDVYLPAGQGWYDFYTGAYLEGGQTVEAQADYTRIPLFVKAGSIIPAGQEIQFTNQKPDTLITLFVYAGDDAVFMLYNDEGINYNYENGSCSKVIISYDEKNGMLKIGQREGRYDGMPAEQRFNIVYISQETPMGFDPELKTGLSIVYRGEAVEVSFK is encoded by the coding sequence ATGAAAACCAACTTGAATGTTTTCTTTTCAGCTATCATAATAATGATATCCCTTTGCAGTTGTTCGTTGCATCAGCCCTCCTTTCAAAAATCCGGGAACGGCGTGACCATAGACTTTGGGGTTGAAAACCAGGCTCAAAAACTTCGCCTCAACGTGATCGACGAAAACATCATCAGGGTGACCGCCAGCCCCGTTTCCGCTTTTTCGGAAGTGGAAAGCCTGATGTCTGTTTTACCGGAAAGCGACTACAACGACTGGAAGGCGGAGGAAAAGGAAGGTATGGTCGTTCTGTCCACGCCTTCTATTAAGGCTAAAATCTCCACGGCTACCGGAGCCATCATTTTTGAAGACCAGGATGGGAATGTGCTGCTCGAAGAACTTTCGGAGGGAGGAAAAACTTTTACTCCTTCCGGGATCAATGACGGGCTGTTCAGGGTTAGACAAATGTTTAATGCTCCGGACGATGAAGCTTTTTACGGATTGGGGCAGCACCAGCACGGTTATATGAATTACAAAGGCAAAGACGTGGATCTTGCCCAGCACAATATCGTTTCCGTCGTGCCATTTCTTTATTCCAGTAAAAATTACGGTATTCTTTGGGACAATTATTCCATCACCAAATTCGGAGATCCAAGGGATTATCGACAGATATCGGATATGCTATTATTTGATGCTGAAGGCCACCCCGGTGGATTTACCACTACTTATTTCCAAGGTGAAAAGATAATGAAAAAACAGGTTGAAAATAAAATCGACTTCCGGTTTCTGGAGACGGAAAGTTATGAGCAATTGCCTAAAGAGGCCACCAAAATTGTTTGGGAAGGCGCCATTGCTGCTGAGGAAGAAGGGCTTCACAAATTCCTGCTGTACGCCTCCAGTTATTTTAAATTGTGGGTTGATGGTAAACTGGTTATGGATAAGTGGCGGCAAAACTGGAATCCGTGGTCAAATCCCTTTGAGATCAATATAAAAAATGGCGAGCAGCACCAGGTAAAAGTGGAATGGATACCTGATGCGGGTTACATGAGTTTGACCCACCTCGATCCGATGGAAGGTAATGAACAAAACCAGCTTTCCCTTGCTTCGGAATCCGGTCGGGAGATCGACTATTATTTTATTCATGGCAATAATGCTGATGAGGTTGTCAGCGGTTACCGTAAAGTGACGGGCAAAGCCCCCATTTTGCCGAAATGGGCACTGGGTTTCTGGCAGAGCCGGGAGCGGTATAAAACCCAGGAAGAATTACTGGATGTGGTGCGCACCTTCAGACAAAAGCAGATTCCTATTGACAATATAGTGCTCGATTGGTTTTACTGGCCCGAAGACCAATGGGGGTCGCATGAGATGGATCTTTCTCGCTTCCCTGATGCGGCAGCTATGACACAGACGTTACATGATGACCTTAATGCCCACATCATGATTTCGGTATGGCCCAAATATTACAAGGGGACGGATCACTTCAATGAAATGAATGAAAAAGGATATTTGTACCGGCGCAACATCGAAAAAGCGCGCAAAGACTGGGTAGGCCCCGGTTATGAGAGTACATTTTACGATGCTTTCAATGCTGGAGCGAGAGATATGTTCTGGAGCCAGATCAATGAGCAGTTGTTCAGCAAAGGCTTTGATGCCTGGTGGCTGGACGCAACAGAACCCGATATGCATTCCAATATAAGTATTGCCGAGCGCAAACTCAACATGAACCCTACCGCCCTTGGCCCGGGAGAACTATTTTTCAATGGATTTTCCCTGATGAACTCCAGGGGTATTTATGAATCGCAACGGCAGGCCGCTCCGAATCAGCGGGCCTTCATTCTCACCCGTTCGGCTTATGCGGGCCAGCAGCGCTACGGAGCCGTTACCTGGAGCGGAGACATTGTCTCAAGGTGGAGTGATATGCGGGATCAGATTTCAGCAGGAGTGAATTTTTGCCTCTCCGGAATTCCATACTGGACAATGGATATCGGGGGATTTGCGCTGGAAACAAGGTATGGTGCTTATGGAGATACGCCTACAAAAGAAAACCTGGATGAATGGAGAGAATTGAATACCAGATGGTTTCAATTTGGAAGCTTTTGCCCTGTTTTCAGGGTTCATGGGCAGTTTCCCTACAGGGAAGTCTTTAACATAGCGCAGGAAGATCATCCGGCCTACCAGTCTATGCTTTATTACAACAAATTACGCTATCGCCTGATGCCTTATATTTATGCTATCGCCGCTAAAACTTATTTTGATGACTATACCATCATGCGCGGATTGGTAATGGACTTTCCGAATGATAAAAAGGTCCTAAATATCGATAACCAGTTCATGTTTGGTCCTTCCTTACTGGTAAATCCCGTAACGGAATACGGTGCCAGGAAAAGGGACGTTTATCTGCCGGCAGGGCAGGGGTGGTATGATTTTTATACCGGTGCCTACCTGGAAGGAGGGCAAACTGTTGAAGCCCAAGCTGATTATACCCGGATTCCACTTTTTGTCAAAGCCGGTTCGATCATTCCGGCAGGACAGGAGATTCAGTTTACCAATCAAAAACCGGATACCCTGATCACCTTGTTTGTGTATGCGGGTGACGATGCTGTTTTTATGTTGTATAACGATGAAGGAATCAACTATAACTATGAAAATGGTTCCTGTTCCAAAGTCATCATTTCCTACGATGAAAAAAACGGCATGCTGAAGATCGGGCAGCGGGAAGGTCGTTATGACGGAATGCCTGCGGAGCAACGGTTTAATATTGTTTACATCAGCCAGGAAACACCCATGGGTTTTGATCCGGAGTTAAAAACAGGCCTGAGTATTGTTTACCGGGGAGAAGCAGTTGAAGTCAGCTTTAAATGA
- a CDS encoding serine hydrolase, producing MTRKILILMLSFGLWTSSVDAQDFPLKLKNGDIPLRQLVNPKLQENLEKTLGGHDHWKTLISQKKMAVGVVDLRDLNNIKFASINGNEMMYAASLPKIAVLLAAMDAMDKGELAETPEIKTDLKLMISKSDNQATTRMIDRLGYQKIEDVLTSERYALYDENYGGGLWVGKRYAAGGPTNREPMKNLSHAATVTQVCRFYYLMFQGKLVNEKRSKQMMSIMENPALHHKFVNTLDQIAPQARLYRKSGSWKTYHSDSILVWGNSPNRRYILVALIDAPDGEQIIRDLVIPIEKVLNTSN from the coding sequence ATGACGAGAAAAATTTTGATCTTGATGTTATCCTTCGGCTTATGGACCAGTTCCGTTGACGCTCAGGATTTTCCTTTGAAATTAAAAAACGGAGACATCCCTTTACGCCAGCTCGTAAACCCCAAATTACAGGAAAACCTGGAAAAAACCTTAGGCGGTCACGATCATTGGAAAACACTCATCAGCCAGAAAAAAATGGCCGTTGGCGTGGTGGATCTAAGGGACCTGAACAACATTAAGTTTGCAAGCATCAACGGCAATGAAATGATGTATGCCGCCAGCTTGCCCAAAATTGCTGTTTTACTGGCCGCCATGGATGCCATGGATAAGGGCGAGCTCGCCGAAACACCCGAGATAAAAACCGATCTCAAACTGATGATCAGCAAATCCGACAACCAGGCGACCACCAGAATGATCGACCGATTGGGATACCAAAAAATCGAAGACGTCCTCACTAGTGAACGTTATGCCCTATACGACGAAAATTACGGGGGCGGACTCTGGGTAGGAAAACGTTATGCAGCAGGAGGCCCCACCAACCGAGAGCCAATGAAAAACCTGAGCCACGCCGCTACCGTGACACAAGTTTGCCGTTTTTATTATCTCATGTTCCAGGGCAAATTGGTGAATGAGAAACGATCCAAACAAATGATGAGCATCATGGAAAACCCTGCACTGCATCATAAGTTCGTCAATACCCTCGACCAGATTGCGCCCCAGGCAAGATTATACCGCAAATCGGGTTCATGGAAAACCTATCATTCCGATTCTATTCTCGTGTGGGGGAATTCCCCAAACAGGAGATACATCCTTGTGGCCCTTATCGATGCCCCTGATGGTGAACAGATCATAAGAGATTTGGTGATCCCCATAGAAAAAGTACTCAATACCAGCAATTAG